The Pseudomonadota bacterium genome segment CTGCCCAAGATCGCCGCGCACGCTGGCTGGTCCTATGGCGAGCTGGTCGAGGCGATCCTCGACGACGCGAGGCTGAAGGCGTGAGCGCCCTCAACCGAGGCAAGCGGCCGTCGCGCTCGCGCTGGCGCTCGGGCAACCGCCGCGTCGGCGCGCCCCAACCGCCGCAGGCCGCCGCTTTCGCCCTCTCTGCCGAGCCCGCGGGCGAGCGCGTCGCCGGCGCCCGCGGTGTGGGCGGCCTCGGCGGTCGTCGCGCCGCGGGTCGCGTCGGTGGAGCGCGCGCGCTTCGCGCGCGTCGGCGCCGGCGCCCCGTGCCCTGGCGTGAGCTTGGCCGCGCGGTGGCGCGCGGGGCCTGGCTGGCGCTCTGCACCATCGGCGCGCTGGCAGCGCTTGGCGGCGTCGGCGCCGCTGGCTACTTCGGCTATCGCGCCCTCGCGCGCTCGAACACCTTCGCGGTGCGTACGATTCGCCTGGAGGGCGCCCGCCCCGCCCTGCGCGGCGAGCTGCTGCGCACCCTCGAGCCGCTGCGGGGCATGGCCATCCTGCGGGTCGCCACGCGCGAAACGGCGCGGATCTTGACGGGGCATCCCTGGGTCGCGGAGGCGGAGGTCTACCGGGCGCTGCCCGACACGCTGCACGTCGTGGTGCGCGAGCGCGAGGCGCGGGCCGCTGCCTTGCTAGGCGAGCTCTATCTCGTCGATGCGGCGGGGTGGCCCTTCAAGCGCGCGACGCTCGACGAGGTCGCAGGGCTGACCGTGATCACGGGCATCGACCGCGCGGCGTTTCGCAGTCGGCCGCAGGAGGCCGCGCGGCGCGTGGTCCGGGCGCTCGGCGTGCTCGCGCGCTACGGCCGCGCGGCGCAGCGGCCGCCGCTGGGCGAGCTCCACCTCGACGACGATGGTGAGGTCACGCTCTTTCTTCGCCGTGGCGGCACGGCGTTGCACCTCGGCACCCGCGTCAGCGACGCACAGTTCGCCCGCCTCGATCGCGTCTTGAAGGCCTTGGGTCCAGAGGTGGCGCGGGCGCAGACGGTATTTCTCGACCACCGCGAGCGCCCGGGGCGCGTGGTGGTGCGTATGAGGCAGCTCGACTGAGCAGAGCACGGGCGTGCAGCGGCGAGCAACGAGCCTGGGGCCACCGGCCGCGAAGGCAGCACCCGGCGGCGGGCAAGACCCCCAGCAGAAGGCGACACTATGGCGAAGCGTGAAGAGATCATAGTCGGATTGGACATCGGCACGACGAAGATCGCGGCCATCGTGGGCGAGCTCACCGACGAGGGGATCGACGTGATCGGCGTCGGCACGGCCCCGTCGCGCGGGCTGCGCCGGGGCGTGATCACGCACATCGACAACACCGTGTCGGCGATCAAGCGCGCGGTAGAGGAAGCCGAGCTGATGGCCGGCTGCGCGATCTCCACGGTCTACGCTGGCATCGCCGGCGGGCATATTCGCGGGCTCAACAGCCACGGCATCGTCGCGGTCAAGGATGGTGAGGTCGCCGCCAGCGACGTCGCGCGCGTGATCGACGCCGCGAAGGCCGTGGCGATTCCGATGGATAACGAGATCGTCCACGTGCTGCCGCAGGACTTTGTCGTCGACGGCCAAGACGGCATCAAAGAGCCGCTGGGGATGAGCGGCGTGCGGCTCGAGACGCGCGTTCACATCGTCACGGCGGCCGTCACCAGCGCGCAGAATGTCGTCAAGTGCTGCCAGCGCTGTGAGCTGGAGGTGGCCGAGCTGGTGCTCCAGCCGCTGGCGAGCGCCGAGGCCGTGCTGCATGAGGACGAGTGCGAGCTGGGGGTG includes the following:
- a CDS encoding FtsQ-type POTRA domain-containing protein translates to MSALNRGKRPSRSRWRSGNRRVGAPQPPQAAAFALSAEPAGERVAGARGVGGLGGRRAAGRVGGARALRARRRRRPVPWRELGRAVARGAWLALCTIGALAALGGVGAAGYFGYRALARSNTFAVRTIRLEGARPALRGELLRTLEPLRGMAILRVATRETARILTGHPWVAEAEVYRALPDTLHVVVREREARAAALLGELYLVDAAGWPFKRATLDEVAGLTVITGIDRAAFRSRPQEAARRVVRALGVLARYGRAAQRPPLGELHLDDDGEVTLFLRRGGTALHLGTRVSDAQFARLDRVLKALGPEVARAQTVFLDHRERPGRVVVRMRQLD
- the ftsA gene encoding cell division protein FtsA, which translates into the protein MAKREEIIVGLDIGTTKIAAIVGELTDEGIDVIGVGTAPSRGLRRGVITHIDNTVSAIKRAVEEAELMAGCAISTVYAGIAGGHIRGLNSHGIVAVKDGEVAASDVARVIDAAKAVAIPMDNEIVHVLPQDFVVDGQDGIKEPLGMSGVRLETRVHIVTAAVTSAQNVVKCCQRCELEVAELVLQPLASAEAVLHEDECELGVVLIDIGGGTTDLTIFNDGAIVYTACLGVGGNHVTNDIAVGLRTPSAEGEAVKQRWGCAKSAMIDPDEEIEVPSVGGRPARRLSRRVLCEIIEPRVEEIFLLVRRELAKAGYEDLLASGAVLTGGSTIMTGMPELAEEVLGFPVRRGAPHKVGGLLDVVRSPKFATSVGLVQYGARRAAAQRFRPRTERVRLGGRVRDWFSRVF